The following proteins are encoded in a genomic region of Toxotes jaculatrix isolate fToxJac2 chromosome 3, fToxJac2.pri, whole genome shotgun sequence:
- the mrps16 gene encoding 28S ribosomal protein S16, mitochondrial has protein sequence MVHLSSLLLKKYHGGYVVIRLALAGHKQANRPFYRIVAAYNKRARDGKYIEQLGSYDPLPNIYNEKLVSFNFDRIKYWMGCGAHTTKPVAKLLGLAGFYPLHPMTITEAERRRAQMKLEETGTEEGLEVAQKQDEV, from the exons ATGGTCCATTTAT CGTCTCTCCTCCTGAAGAAATACCACGGGGGTTATGTTGTCATCCGACTGGCTCTTGCAGGCCATAAACAAGCTAACAGACCCTTTTATCGCATCGTGGCAGCTTACAATAAAAGAGCAAGAGATGGCAAATACATTGAGCAGCTGGGTTCCTATGACCCCCTCCCTAACATTTACAACGAGAAACTCGTCAGCTTCAACTTTGACCGAATCAAGTACTGGATGGGCTGCGGTGCGCACACTACAAAGCCTGTGGCCAAACTTCTAG GGTTGGCAGGATTCTACCCTCTGCATCCCATGACAATAACAGAGGCAGAGCGTCGTAGAGCCCAAATGAAGCTGGAAGAAACGGGAACAGAGGAAGGTCTGGAGGTGGCACAGAAGCAGGATGAAGTATGA